From a region of the Bacillus oleivorans genome:
- a CDS encoding endonuclease MutS2, translating into MNPKVLKTLEFLKIKEKLITYASSALGRNKLNDLVPSSDFTIVKRGLEETDEAFTVLRLKGHVPLDGVFDIRGSVKRAEIGSVVSASELVEVASTIKASRQMKKFITEVIEEENINLPILEEEMERISDLLWLEKEITNSIDEQGYVLDHASDTLRSIRNQIRSKETRIRERLDSIIRSSNAQKMLSDAIVTIRNDRYVIPVKQEYRSHYGGIVHDQSSSGQTLFIEPQVVVELNNDLQGLKVKEHQEIERILIALSNEVGAEAEGLRLTVAALTELDFYFAKARFSKTYRGTKPAINDQGRISLKRARHPLISADEIVENDIWLGDEFTTIVITGPNTGGKTVTLKTIGLTVLMAQAGLYVPALEGSEVAVFDAVYADIGDEQSIEQNLSTFSSHMVNIVDILKKADGHSLVLFDELGAGTDPQEGAALAISILDEVYNRGSRVVATTHYPELKAYGYNREGVANASVEFDVESLRPTYKLLIGIPGRSNAFEISKRLGLQDNIIERARSLMSEDRQEVDSMIASLEANRKQAENAWVEVREILRDAENIHNDLQKQMAEYYQKKDELTEKAKEKANQIIEEAKEKAETIIQELRKLRLEKNAEVKEHELIEARKRLEDAAPEVKRTAKKKTAAKKHSFLPGDEVKVISLGQKGALVEKLNDHEWQVQIGILKMKVDESDLEWLHTPKPVETKPIATVKGKDYHVNLELDLRGERYEDALLRVEKYIDDALLAGYPRVSIIHGKGTGALRQGVQNYLKNHRSVKSYRYGEAGEGGSGVTVVQLK; encoded by the coding sequence TTGAACCCTAAAGTATTGAAAACATTAGAGTTTTTAAAGATAAAGGAAAAATTGATTACTTACGCCTCCTCGGCGTTAGGCAGAAATAAATTAAATGATTTAGTCCCTTCCTCAGATTTTACAATAGTAAAAAGAGGTTTGGAGGAAACAGATGAGGCTTTTACGGTATTACGGTTAAAAGGACATGTCCCATTAGATGGGGTCTTTGATATTCGTGGCTCTGTAAAGCGGGCTGAAATCGGTTCGGTTGTTTCAGCTTCTGAATTGGTAGAGGTCGCAAGCACAATAAAAGCTAGCAGGCAAATGAAAAAGTTTATTACAGAAGTCATCGAGGAAGAAAATATCAATCTGCCGATCCTAGAAGAAGAAATGGAACGAATTTCAGACTTACTCTGGCTTGAAAAGGAAATTACCAATTCCATCGATGAACAGGGCTATGTACTAGACCACGCAAGTGATACATTACGTTCGATTCGTAATCAAATCCGTTCAAAGGAAACGAGAATAAGGGAAAGACTAGATTCGATTATCCGCTCATCAAATGCACAGAAAATGTTGTCCGATGCGATTGTAACGATCCGTAATGACCGTTATGTTATTCCAGTAAAGCAGGAGTATCGCAGTCATTATGGCGGGATTGTTCACGATCAATCTTCATCAGGGCAAACATTGTTTATTGAACCGCAGGTAGTGGTCGAGCTCAACAATGATCTGCAAGGACTTAAGGTTAAAGAGCACCAGGAAATCGAAAGAATTTTAATCGCGTTATCTAATGAAGTCGGTGCGGAAGCAGAAGGGTTAAGACTTACAGTGGCTGCCTTAACCGAGTTAGATTTTTATTTTGCAAAGGCACGCTTTAGTAAAACCTATCGGGGAACTAAACCAGCTATAAATGATCAAGGAAGAATTTCATTGAAACGTGCGAGGCATCCCCTTATATCGGCCGATGAAATCGTGGAAAATGATATTTGGCTCGGGGATGAGTTTACGACTATTGTGATTACAGGACCTAATACGGGCGGTAAAACGGTCACTCTCAAAACAATTGGCTTAACCGTTTTAATGGCTCAAGCCGGACTCTATGTCCCAGCCCTGGAAGGGTCAGAGGTAGCCGTTTTTGATGCAGTTTATGCCGATATCGGCGACGAACAGTCGATTGAGCAAAATTTAAGTACTTTTTCTTCTCATATGGTGAATATCGTTGATATTTTGAAAAAAGCGGATGGACATAGTCTTGTTTTATTCGATGAGCTTGGGGCTGGAACGGATCCGCAAGAAGGGGCAGCATTAGCCATTTCTATATTGGACGAAGTGTATAATCGCGGGTCAAGAGTTGTTGCTACTACTCACTATCCTGAATTAAAAGCATATGGCTATAATCGCGAAGGGGTTGCCAATGCTTCAGTTGAATTTGATGTTGAATCATTACGGCCAACCTATAAGCTGCTGATTGGCATTCCTGGACGAAGCAATGCGTTTGAAATCTCGAAAAGATTAGGCTTGCAGGACAATATCATTGAGAGGGCCAGGTCATTAATGAGTGAAGACCGACAAGAGGTAGATTCGATGATTGCCTCATTAGAAGCAAACCGAAAGCAGGCTGAGAACGCTTGGGTGGAAGTCAGAGAAATATTACGGGATGCTGAGAACATTCATAATGATTTGCAAAAGCAAATGGCTGAATACTATCAGAAAAAAGATGAGCTAACAGAAAAAGCAAAAGAAAAGGCAAACCAAATTATTGAAGAAGCTAAAGAAAAGGCAGAAACGATTATCCAAGAGCTTCGAAAGCTCCGGCTTGAGAAAAATGCAGAGGTAAAGGAGCATGAATTAATTGAAGCAAGAAAGAGACTTGAAGATGCAGCTCCTGAGGTCAAAAGGACAGCAAAGAAAAAAACTGCAGCTAAAAAACATAGTTTCTTGCCTGGGGATGAGGTAAAGGTTATCAGCCTTGGTCAAAAAGGGGCACTGGTTGAAAAACTAAATGACCATGAGTGGCAGGTTCAAATTGGAATCTTGAAAATGAAGGTAGATGAAAGTGATCTCGAATGGCTCCATACTCCGAAACCTGTTGAAACAAAACCGATAGCTACTGTAAAAGGAAAAGATTATCATGTTAACCTTGAATTAGATTTACGGGGAGAGAGATATGAAGATGCTTTGCTCCGGGTCGAAAAGTATATTGACGATGCTCTGCTGGCTGGTTATCCGCGAGTCTCAATCATACATGGAAAAGGAACAGGAGCGTTAAGACAGGGAGTACAAAATTATTTAAAAAATCATCGATCTGTTAAATCATATAGATATGGGGAAGCAGGTGAAGGCGGTTCAGGGGTAACTGTGGTTCAGTTAAAATAA
- a CDS encoding DUF350 domain-containing protein, translated as MSDFWENSLIQTAAYFSVVVLCMIVFLTIFELVTKYNNWEQIKKGNMAVAFATGGKIFGIANIFRHSIQQHDTLFHMIGWGVYGFLLLLVAYFIFEFLTPKFKIDEEIENNNKAVGFISMVISIGLSYVVGAGI; from the coding sequence ATGAGTGATTTTTGGGAAAATAGCCTGATTCAAACCGCAGCATACTTTAGTGTAGTGGTTCTCTGTATGATTGTCTTTCTGACTATATTTGAGTTGGTCACTAAATATAATAATTGGGAGCAGATTAAGAAAGGAAATATGGCCGTTGCTTTTGCCACAGGAGGGAAAATATTTGGGATTGCCAATATATTTCGTCACTCTATTCAACAGCATGATACACTGTTTCATATGATTGGCTGGGGAGTATATGGATTTCTTCTCCTTTTAGTTGCCTATTTTATCTTTGAATTTTTAACACCAAAATTTAAAATAGATGAAGAAATTGAAAATAATAATAAAGCAGTAGGCTTTATATCGATGGTAATCTCTATTGGCTTGTCATATGTGGTTGGGGCAGGAATTTAA
- a CDS encoding SpoIID/LytB domain-containing protein has product MINKMLKVFFAIALVSVLFTQGSIFAAEAEEPIIRIGVVPTAETIQIGSNGSFEIKDKVTGNVLFTGTNEQVRVDLSSTSNVRTNYMLQVAFSTSNAYIQDWLTRAETAGYPTYIEPYNNGWRLLIGEFPADASFAVRTAFKNEVIAKGLAASDAFWRIITIVEGESSLKLTKGESEVTTSNPVVITSSDSLVKINGKQYRGIGEIGFNSNGTLAGINELPIEQYLYGVVPLELPPVPYGELEAQKSQAVAARTYALSNMGKRSSDGFDLLPTTSDQVYGGYDSEHPISTQAVQETRGVVATYEGKLITAVYSSTTGGYTANNEDVWNTDPVPYLRGVPDANRGQAFEHVPTLEVFKNHSNLTSLRNAGNGAYESDWSRYHRWTVDWTNEEISEVLSTSFNTEVGEVYEINVTERSNSGRVLEIEFVTENGTFYEYKDRIRTALKYVLDSGAQTSLRSTLFFIEPVIDNSKKELIGFKAYGGGWGHGVGLSQTGAVGMAEKGHSYEEILKHYYQGIELETRY; this is encoded by the coding sequence ATGATTAACAAGATGTTAAAGGTTTTTTTTGCAATTGCACTTGTAAGCGTTTTATTTACGCAAGGAAGTATATTTGCAGCAGAAGCAGAAGAACCGATTATTCGTATTGGGGTTGTTCCAACTGCTGAAACGATTCAAATCGGAAGTAATGGAAGCTTCGAGATCAAAGATAAGGTTACTGGGAATGTTCTTTTTACTGGGACCAATGAACAAGTGAGAGTGGACCTCAGTTCGACATCCAATGTAAGGACAAATTATATGTTGCAGGTGGCGTTTTCAACAAGCAATGCCTACATACAGGACTGGTTAACCCGTGCAGAAACAGCGGGCTATCCAACGTATATCGAGCCTTACAATAATGGCTGGCGTCTTTTAATAGGGGAATTTCCGGCTGATGCTTCCTTTGCTGTACGAACTGCATTTAAAAATGAAGTGATAGCGAAAGGACTTGCAGCAAGTGATGCCTTCTGGAGGATTATCACAATTGTTGAAGGAGAATCTTCACTAAAGTTAACGAAAGGCGAATCAGAGGTGACAACTTCCAATCCAGTTGTCATTACATCTTCAGACAGTCTTGTTAAGATTAACGGCAAGCAATATCGAGGTATTGGTGAAATAGGCTTCAACAGTAATGGAACGTTAGCTGGCATTAACGAACTTCCAATTGAACAATACCTGTATGGAGTCGTTCCACTAGAGCTGCCTCCTGTCCCTTATGGAGAATTAGAAGCACAAAAATCACAAGCTGTTGCTGCCCGGACGTATGCTCTTTCCAATATGGGAAAACGCAGCAGTGATGGCTTTGATCTTCTCCCAACTACTTCAGATCAAGTATATGGAGGATATGACAGTGAACATCCCATCTCAACACAGGCAGTCCAAGAAACAAGAGGTGTGGTTGCAACATACGAGGGTAAGTTAATTACAGCTGTTTATAGCTCAACTACGGGAGGCTACACAGCTAACAACGAAGATGTCTGGAATACTGATCCAGTTCCATATCTGCGCGGCGTGCCTGATGCTAACCGCGGCCAAGCATTTGAACACGTTCCAACTTTAGAGGTATTTAAAAATCACAGCAATCTAACTTCACTTCGCAACGCTGGTAATGGCGCTTATGAATCTGATTGGTCACGCTATCATCGCTGGACCGTTGATTGGACTAATGAAGAAATTAGTGAAGTATTAAGCACTTCCTTTAACACAGAAGTCGGGGAAGTTTATGAAATTAATGTAACAGAACGTTCTAATTCTGGACGTGTATTAGAAATTGAATTCGTTACTGAAAATGGAACGTTTTATGAGTATAAAGACAGAATCCGTACGGCTCTAAAATATGTTTTAGACAGCGGAGCACAAACATCATTAAGAAGCACTCTCTTCTTTATTGAGCCTGTGATTGATAATAGCAAGAAGGAATTGATTGGCTTTAAGGCTTACGGCGGCGGATGGGGGCACGGTGTTGGCCTTTCGCAAACAGGTGCAGTAGGAATGGCTGAAAAAGGACATTCTTATGAAGAAATCCTTAAGCATTATTATCAAGGAATTGAACTTGAAACTAGATATTAA
- a CDS encoding long-chain-fatty-acid--CoA ligase — MTQRPWLNEYPSEIPQSLDYGSKPLQNYLKDTALSMPDRIAIRFMGKSLDYQELYLSSLKLANYLRELGIAKGDRVAIMLPNCPQNVIAFYGILMAGGIVVQTNPLYTERELAYQLKDSGAKAIVTMDILFPRVKKVQNETDVEHIFVTAIKDYLPFPKNLIYPFIQKKQYGIVVKVEHEQNHHLLTHVMENGKTADIETDVDIDIDGDLALLQYTGGTTGFPKGVMLTHKNLIANTVMSSAWMYKCKKGEETVLAILPLFHVYGLTAVMLLSVMDGQTMVLLPKFDATTTLKTIEKERPTLFPGAPTIYIGLLNHPDIKNYDMSSIDTCISGSAPLPVEVQTKFEEVTGGKLVEGYGLTEASPVTHANFLWDKERVKGSIGVPWPDTNAAILSVETGEPLPPNEIGEIAVKGPQVMKGYWNRPEETEQVFKDGWLLTGDMGYMDENGYFYVVDRKKDMIIAGGFNIYPREIEEVLYEHEAIQEAVVAGVPDPYRGETVKAYVVLKEGKFATEQELDQFARKALAAYKVPRIYEFRSELPKTAVGKILRRVLVDEDKRKLEEERKNA; from the coding sequence ATGACTCAAAGACCTTGGTTAAATGAGTACCCAAGCGAAATTCCACAGAGTCTTGATTATGGTTCTAAACCACTACAAAATTACCTCAAAGATACAGCATTATCTATGCCTGATCGCATTGCTATTCGATTTATGGGAAAATCTCTTGACTACCAGGAACTTTATTTATCTTCACTGAAGCTAGCGAACTATCTGCGTGAATTAGGAATTGCAAAAGGCGATCGTGTTGCTATTATGCTTCCAAATTGTCCTCAGAATGTTATTGCTTTCTATGGAATCTTAATGGCAGGGGGAATCGTTGTCCAAACTAATCCTTTATATACCGAGCGCGAGCTTGCGTACCAATTAAAGGATTCTGGAGCAAAAGCAATTGTAACGATGGACATCTTGTTTCCTCGTGTGAAAAAGGTACAAAATGAAACCGATGTTGAACATATTTTTGTAACCGCTATCAAGGATTATTTACCATTTCCGAAAAACCTGATCTACCCATTTATTCAGAAGAAACAATATGGCATTGTTGTTAAAGTAGAACACGAACAAAATCATCATCTCCTCACACATGTCATGGAGAATGGAAAAACAGCTGATATCGAAACAGATGTTGATATTGATATTGATGGAGACTTGGCATTACTTCAGTACACAGGCGGAACGACTGGCTTTCCGAAAGGGGTAATGCTGACTCATAAAAATTTAATTGCAAATACTGTCATGAGTTCAGCCTGGATGTATAAATGCAAAAAAGGGGAAGAAACTGTTCTCGCAATCCTTCCGCTTTTTCATGTGTACGGGCTGACGGCGGTAATGCTATTATCCGTCATGGACGGGCAAACTATGGTACTGCTGCCCAAGTTTGATGCAACCACAACTTTGAAAACGATTGAAAAAGAAAGACCTACACTATTCCCTGGTGCACCAACCATTTATATTGGCTTACTTAATCACCCTGATATAAAGAATTATGATATGTCTTCAATAGACACATGTATCAGCGGTTCAGCTCCTCTTCCTGTTGAGGTTCAAACTAAATTCGAAGAAGTTACCGGCGGTAAATTAGTAGAGGGTTACGGCTTAACTGAAGCATCTCCTGTTACACATGCTAATTTTCTGTGGGATAAAGAAAGGGTGAAAGGAAGTATTGGAGTGCCGTGGCCAGATACAAATGCTGCTATTTTGTCTGTTGAAACTGGAGAACCGCTGCCGCCAAATGAAATTGGCGAAATTGCTGTAAAAGGTCCTCAAGTCATGAAGGGGTACTGGAACCGTCCGGAAGAGACAGAACAAGTATTTAAGGATGGATGGCTGCTGACTGGTGATATGGGTTATATGGACGAAAACGGCTATTTCTATGTCGTGGACCGTAAAAAAGATATGATTATTGCTGGAGGATTCAATATATATCCTCGTGAAATTGAAGAGGTCCTTTATGAGCATGAGGCTATTCAAGAAGCTGTAGTTGCAGGAGTACCAGATCCGTATCGCGGTGAAACGGTAAAAGCTTACGTTGTATTAAAAGAAGGAAAGTTTGCAACAGAACAGGAATTGGATCAATTTGCGCGCAAGGCACTTGCAGCTTATAAGGTTCCTCGTATCTATGAATTTAGATCAGAATTGCCAAAAACTGCAGTAGGAAAAATTTTAAGAAGGGTACTGGTCGACGAGGATAAAAGAAAGCTTGAAGAAGAGAGAAAGAACGCGTAA
- a CDS encoding TetR/AcrR family transcriptional regulator yields MKKNKPKFKQIIDAAVVVIAENGYHQAQVSKIAKQAGVADGTIYLYFKNKEDILISLFQEKMGSFIERLDALISDEETAAAKLKVLIENHFLMLSQDPHLAIVTQLELRQSNKELRKKINEVLKGYLQLVDRILSQGVETGEFIKNLDIRLARQMIFGTLDETVTNWVMKDQKYNLPELAPKVHELLLVGCKGEK; encoded by the coding sequence GTGAAGAAAAACAAACCAAAGTTTAAACAAATTATTGATGCAGCTGTGGTGGTAATTGCAGAAAACGGCTATCACCAGGCACAGGTATCAAAGATCGCTAAACAGGCTGGAGTCGCGGATGGTACTATTTATCTTTATTTTAAGAATAAGGAAGATATTTTAATCTCTCTATTTCAAGAAAAAATGGGCTCCTTTATTGAGAGACTGGATGCATTGATAAGTGACGAAGAAACAGCAGCTGCAAAGCTAAAGGTTCTGATTGAAAACCACTTTTTAATGCTGTCACAAGATCCGCATTTAGCGATCGTTACCCAGTTAGAGCTTAGGCAATCGAATAAAGAGCTGCGCAAAAAAATTAATGAAGTGTTAAAAGGATATTTACAGCTTGTTGATCGTATTTTATCACAGGGTGTAGAAACGGGCGAATTTATCAAGAATTTAGATATCCGTTTAGCCCGGCAAATGATATTTGGAACACTCGATGAAACGGTGACAAATTGGGTCATGAAGGATCAAAAATACAACTTGCCTGAGCTTGCACCAAAAGTACATGAACTATTACTAGTAGGGTGTAAAGGGGAAAAATAG
- a CDS encoding enoyl-CoA hydratase: MSLLQWERNEYIVTATIDRPPANALSSDLIREISCLLDELEQDDSVRVIVLKGEGRFFSAGADIKEFTSIPSGKEFSKLAKYGQDVFNRIETFPKPIVAAIHGAALGGGLELAMACHIRFVSDNAKLGLPELQLGLIPGFSGTQRLPKLVGEAKALEMLFSSEPISGSDAVKLGLANQAFPEEELFEETMKLAKKVAQKSPITVKAVLSLMSYTRNSQQSEGSDREAGYFGTVFESEDAKEGIQAFLEKRKPEFKGK, encoded by the coding sequence ATGAGCTTGTTACAGTGGGAAAGGAACGAATATATTGTAACCGCTACCATTGATCGTCCGCCAGCCAATGCACTCTCTTCTGATTTAATTCGCGAAATATCCTGTCTATTAGATGAGTTAGAGCAGGATGACTCAGTTCGTGTCATCGTATTAAAAGGGGAAGGCAGATTTTTTTCGGCAGGCGCAGATATAAAGGAATTTACTTCGATCCCTTCCGGTAAGGAGTTTAGCAAATTAGCAAAATATGGCCAAGATGTTTTTAACCGAATTGAAACATTTCCAAAGCCAATTGTTGCTGCTATTCATGGAGCAGCATTAGGGGGCGGTCTTGAACTGGCCATGGCCTGTCATATTCGATTCGTATCAGACAATGCCAAACTAGGGCTGCCTGAGCTTCAGTTAGGATTAATCCCAGGGTTCAGCGGGACACAGCGGCTGCCAAAACTTGTAGGAGAGGCAAAAGCCCTAGAAATGCTATTCTCAAGTGAACCAATCTCTGGAAGTGATGCAGTAAAATTGGGGCTGGCAAACCAAGCATTTCCCGAGGAGGAGCTTTTTGAAGAAACTATGAAACTAGCAAAAAAAGTCGCTCAAAAAAGCCCTATTACAGTAAAAGCAGTATTATCACTCATGTCCTATACCCGAAATAGCCAACAGTCTGAAGGGTCTGACCGTGAAGCAGGCTATTTTGGAACAGTTTTTGAATCTGAGGATGCCAAGGAAGGAATTCAAGCCTTTTTGGAAAAAAGGAAACCAGAGTTTAAAGGAAAATAG
- a CDS encoding electron transfer flavoprotein subunit beta/FixA family protein has protein sequence MNIYVLLKRTFDTEEKITLSNGKIQEDGAEFIINPYDEYAVEEAIQVRDKHGGEVTVITVGGEDAAEQLRKALAMGADKAVLINTEDDLEASDQFTTAQILAHYLKDKNPDLILAGNVAIDGGSGQVGPRVADLLGIPSVTTITNLEIDGSVAKITRDVEGDSEVLEVSLPLLVTAQQGLNEPRYPSLPGIMKAKKKPLEELELDDLDLEEDDVAPKTKTIEIFLPPKKDAGKILDGELEDQVKELVQLLRTEAKVI, from the coding sequence ATGAACATATACGTACTATTGAAGCGAACGTTTGATACGGAAGAGAAAATCACCTTATCCAACGGGAAAATTCAAGAAGATGGCGCTGAATTTATCATTAATCCATATGATGAATATGCCGTAGAAGAAGCAATTCAGGTAAGAGATAAGCACGGCGGTGAAGTAACTGTTATTACAGTTGGGGGCGAAGATGCTGCTGAGCAGCTTCGTAAGGCATTGGCAATGGGGGCAGACAAAGCGGTTTTAATTAATACAGAAGATGATTTGGAAGCATCAGATCAATTTACAACTGCCCAAATTCTAGCTCATTATTTGAAAGATAAAAATCCAGATCTTATTCTGGCTGGGAATGTTGCAATTGATGGAGGAAGCGGACAAGTCGGTCCAAGAGTGGCTGATTTGCTTGGTATTCCATCGGTAACAACTATCACAAATTTAGAAATTGACGGAAGTGTTGCGAAAATTACACGGGATGTTGAAGGGGATTCTGAGGTGCTGGAAGTGAGCCTCCCTCTACTAGTGACAGCTCAACAGGGATTAAATGAGCCTCGTTATCCATCTTTACCAGGAATCATGAAGGCGAAGAAAAAACCTTTGGAAGAACTCGAACTGGATGATTTAGATTTGGAAGAAGACGATGTGGCACCTAAAACGAAAACGATTGAAATATTCTTACCTCCTAAAAAGGATGCTGGAAAAATTTTGGATGGCGAGCTTGAGGATCAAGTCAAAGAGCTTGTCCAGCTGCTTAGAACAGAAGCGAAAGTAATTTAG
- a CDS encoding electron transfer flavoprotein subunit alpha/FixB family protein has protein sequence MAKKVLVLGEVKDGSLRNVSFEAIAAAKTIAGGGEVVGVLFGSSVSAFGNELIQYGADRVVAVEHENLASYTSDGFSQAFMAVYEQEKPEGIVFGHTALGKDLSPRIASKLQNGLISDVTAIDEAGGNLIFTRPIYSGKAFEKKIITDGIVFITIRPNNIDALAKDESRAGDVSTLSVDIKDLRAIIKEVVRKASEGVDLSEAKVIIAGGRGVKSKEGFEPLKELANVLGGAVGASRGACDADYCDYSLQIGQTGKVVTPDLYIACGISGAIQHLAGMSNSKVIVAINKDPEANIFKVADYGIVGDLFEVVPMLTEEFKKLKINA, from the coding sequence ATGGCAAAAAAGGTATTGGTACTTGGGGAAGTTAAAGATGGTTCACTTCGAAATGTTTCTTTTGAAGCGATTGCTGCTGCCAAAACGATTGCAGGCGGAGGAGAAGTAGTCGGAGTTTTATTTGGAAGCTCTGTAAGCGCTTTTGGAAATGAGCTCATTCAATATGGAGCCGACCGCGTAGTGGCAGTCGAACATGAAAATCTTGCTTCTTATACATCAGATGGCTTTAGTCAGGCGTTTATGGCTGTTTATGAGCAAGAGAAACCAGAAGGAATTGTCTTTGGCCATACAGCTTTAGGAAAAGACTTATCTCCGCGAATCGCGAGCAAACTGCAAAATGGTTTGATTTCTGATGTAACAGCGATAGACGAGGCTGGAGGTAATCTAATATTTACTCGCCCAATATACTCGGGTAAAGCGTTTGAGAAAAAAATCATTACAGATGGAATCGTATTTATTACAATTCGTCCAAACAATATCGATGCTCTAGCGAAAGATGAATCCAGAGCAGGTGATGTCAGTACGTTATCTGTTGATATTAAGGATTTAAGAGCAATTATTAAAGAAGTAGTCCGAAAAGCAAGTGAAGGTGTCGATCTTTCAGAAGCCAAAGTGATTATTGCTGGGGGACGCGGTGTTAAAAGTAAAGAAGGCTTTGAGCCATTAAAGGAATTAGCCAATGTTTTAGGCGGAGCCGTTGGTGCTTCCCGGGGAGCCTGCGATGCAGACTACTGTGATTATTCACTGCAAATCGGGCAAACGGGTAAAGTAGTTACACCAGATTTATATATTGCCTGCGGCATTTCAGGCGCGATTCAGCACTTAGCAGGAATGTCTAACTCAAAAGTCATTGTCGCCATTAATAAAGATCCTGAAGCTAATATTTTTAAAGTAGCTGATTATGGAATCGTCGGCGATCTCTTTGAAGTCGTTCCGATGCTAACAGAGGAATTCAAGAAACTAAAAATTAATGCCTAA
- the trxA gene encoding thioredoxin, with amino-acid sequence MAISHVSDQDFKQQTAEGVVLADFWAPWCGPCKMIAPVLEELDSEMGDQVKIVKLDVDENQETAGAFGVMSIPTLIVFKDGQVVDKVVGYQPKEALQELLSKHV; translated from the coding sequence ATGGCAATTTCACATGTAAGTGATCAAGACTTTAAACAACAAACAGCTGAAGGTGTCGTATTAGCTGATTTCTGGGCACCATGGTGTGGACCGTGTAAAATGATTGCCCCAGTCTTAGAAGAACTAGATTCTGAAATGGGCGACCAAGTCAAAATTGTTAAGCTTGATGTTGATGAAAACCAAGAAACAGCAGGAGCTTTTGGTGTTATGAGTATCCCGACTTTAATCGTCTTTAAAGACGGTCAAGTTGTTGACAAAGTTGTTGGTTACCAACCAAAAGAAGCCCTCCAAGAACTATTAAGCAAACACGTATAA
- a CDS encoding M15 family metallopeptidase, which produces MKNKWTIPYICFILSGCGISGQEASEKTPADQVIEPPAENTEVIEEPGLPLEQNQDEENQPPAEENTDKNSANQDTNEEGNPQDEEEASDKPETVTPPAEPEKNNPESENQEPSIPTVANPTAITVMVNKSFKLPDSYRPADLARPSVAFVFGNQQLEKALLREEAARALENMFAQAKKEEITLLAASGFRSFETQTVLFENEVKQVGYEKASMAVAYPGTSEHQTGLAMDITAASVNYILTEEFGEKPEGKWLANNAHKFGFILRYPLGKESITGYQYEPWHFRYVGTEMATEIFENKLTLEEYVGQKQGV; this is translated from the coding sequence ATGAAAAACAAGTGGACTATTCCTTATATCTGTTTTATTCTCAGCGGATGCGGAATTTCAGGACAGGAAGCATCTGAGAAAACACCAGCTGATCAGGTGATTGAACCGCCTGCTGAAAATACTGAAGTGATTGAAGAGCCCGGATTGCCTCTAGAACAGAACCAGGATGAAGAGAATCAACCTCCGGCTGAAGAAAATACAGATAAAAATTCAGCCAATCAAGATACCAATGAAGAAGGTAATCCTCAAGACGAAGAGGAAGCGAGCGATAAACCAGAAACTGTAACTCCTCCAGCTGAACCGGAAAAAAATAATCCGGAATCAGAAAATCAGGAGCCTTCAATTCCGACAGTTGCCAATCCAACTGCTATTACCGTTATGGTTAATAAGTCTTTTAAACTTCCAGATAGTTACAGACCAGCCGATTTAGCGAGACCAAGTGTTGCTTTTGTCTTTGGAAATCAACAGTTAGAAAAAGCATTGCTGCGGGAAGAAGCGGCACGTGCCCTCGAAAATATGTTTGCTCAAGCCAAAAAAGAGGAAATCACTCTTTTAGCCGCATCTGGATTTAGATCCTTTGAAACTCAAACTGTTTTATTTGAGAATGAAGTAAAACAGGTTGGATATGAAAAAGCCAGCATGGCCGTTGCCTACCCTGGCACAAGTGAACACCAAACAGGGTTAGCTATGGATATTACAGCCGCGAGCGTAAACTATATTCTTACTGAGGAATTCGGTGAAAAGCCTGAAGGAAAATGGCTAGCGAATAACGCGCACAAATTTGGGTTTATCCTTCGCTATCCGCTTGGAAAAGAAAGCATTACCGGTTATCAATATGAACCTTGGCATTTCCGTTATGTCGGAACTGAAATGGCAACAGAAATCTTCGAAAACAAGCTTACTTTAGAAGAATATGTTGGGCAGAAACAAGGGGTATAG